In Apium graveolens cultivar Ventura chromosome 10, ASM990537v1, whole genome shotgun sequence, the following are encoded in one genomic region:
- the LOC141691256 gene encoding uncharacterized protein LOC141691256, which produces MCAEGLSAIIHRNEEAGLLHDCSIVRGAPTISHLLFADDCYFFFRAKGAEENVMKRILNRYEEISGQMVNYNKSTITFSPNTNGNDRQEVCAQIEVNEVQAPGKYLGMPMVIGRKKVATFKFLLDRIEQKLQGWRHQNISKAGKIILLKIAAQVIPNFWMNLLLIPLEVCEGIEKRMNAFWWCNSSTAGGVEDYKQCQPTGNEADES; this is translated from the exons ATGTGCGCAGAGGGTTTGAGTGCAATTATTCACCGTAATGAAGAAGCAGGATTGTTGCATGATTGCTCCATTGTTAGGGGAGCTCCTACTATTTCACACTTATTATTTGCCGACGATTGTTATTTTTTCTTTCGAGCGAAGGGTGCAGAGGAAAATGTTATGAAAAGGATTTTGAATAGGTACGAGGAAATTTCAGGCCAAATGGTGAATTATAATAAATCGACAATCACGTTTTCTCCGAATACTAATGGGAATGATAGACAGGAGGTGTGTGCGCAAATAGAAGTGAATGAAGTTCAGGCTCCTGGTAAGTATTTAGGAATGCCCATGGTTATTGGTCGAAAAAAAGTTGCAACATTTAAATTCTTACTGGATAGGATTGAGCAAAAGCTTCAAGGCTGGAGACATCAGAACATCTCGAAAGCAGGTAAGATCATACTGCTAAAAATAGCAGCACAGGTCATCCCAAATTTTTGGATGAACCTTCTATTGATACCTTTGGAAGTTTGTGAGGGAATTGAAAAGCGTATGAATGCCTTCTGGTGGTGTAATAGCAGTACAGCTGGAG GGGTGGAGGATTATAAACAATGTCAACCCACTGGTAACGAAGCTGATGAAAGCTAA
- the LOC141690320 gene encoding receptor-like cytoplasmic kinase 176 — protein sequence MGSCFSVHQIKAESPLHAGASSKYPSVPPTPRSQKEILQSSNLKSFAFNDLKVATRNFRPDSVLGEGGFGCVFKGWIDENTFAATRPGTGLVIAVKRLRQEGNQGHKEWLTEINYLGTLYHPNLVKLIGYCLEDEHRLLVYEFMPRGSLENHLFRRSSYFQPLSWNLRMRVALGAAKGLAYLHSPEAKVIYRDFKTSNILIDSKYNARLSDFGLAKDGPVDGKSHVSTRVMGTYGYAAPEYMVTGHLTTKSDIYSFGVVLLEMLTGRRVIDKNRPTGEHNLIPWAKPYLTSKRRILYVMDARIQGQYTLPAALKAASLALKCLSVEPRSRPDMDQVVKALEQLQDMKISANSKSEVLQKHRGA from the exons ATGGGTTCTTGTTTCAGTGTCCACCAAATCAAAGCTGAGAGCCCCCTTCATGCTg GAGCTTCATCGAAATACCCATCGGTGCCACCAACACCTCGGAGCCAGAAAGAAATCTTGCAGTCATCAAATCTGAAGAGTTTTGCCTTCAATGACCTTAAGGTAGCTACCAGAAACTTTCGTCCGGACAGTGTGTTAGGAGAAGGTGGTTTTGGTTGtgttttcaaaggatggattgaTGAGAACACATTTGCTGCTACAAGACCAGGTACTGGCCTGGTTATTGCAGTAAAGAGATTAAGGCAAGAAGGAAACCAGGGTCACAAAGAGTGGTTG ACCGAAATCAATTACTTGGGGACGCTTTATCATCCTAATCTTGTGAAGTTGATTGGATACTGCTTAGAAGATGAGCATCGCCTTCTAGTATATGAATTCATGCCCCGTGGTAGCTTGGAAAATCATTTATTCAGGA GGAGTTCTTACTTTCAACCGCTTTCCTGGAACCTCCGTATGAGGGTTGCTCTTGGTGCAGCAAAAGGACTTGCATATCTTCACAGTCCAGAAGCAAAAGTGATTTACCGCGATTTTAAAACATCCAATATCTTGATTGATTCT AAATATAATGCAAGGCTATCTGATTTTGGGTTGGCAAAAGATGGACCAGTGGATGGTAAAAGCCACGTGTCTACCAGAGTTATGGGAACCTATGGTTATGCAGCTCCGGAGTATATGGTGACAG GTCATTTGACAACAAAAAGCGATATCTACAGCTTCGGAGTTGTTCTTTTGGAAATGTTGACAGGCCGTAGAGTAATTGACAAGAACCGTCCAACCGGGGAACATAACCTTATTCCATGGGCCAAGCCTTACCTTACCAGCAAGCGCAGGATCTTATATGTCATGGATGCACGTATCCAGGGCCAATATACTTTGCCTGCTGCACTGAAAGCTGCCTCTCTCGCCCTTAAATGCCTCTCAGTAGAGCCTAGATCCAGGCCTGACATGGATCAGGTGGTTAAAGCTTTAGAGCAGCTTCAAGACATGAAAATTTCAGCAAATAGTAAAAGTGAAGTTCTTCAAAAGCATCGTGGTGCATGA